Part of the Pelmatolapia mariae isolate MD_Pm_ZW linkage group LG3_W, Pm_UMD_F_2, whole genome shotgun sequence genome is shown below.
GTGGGAGTGCTTGTGTACATGTATGTGAGGGCAGGGATGAGAGGTTTGAATGAGTTAAAATTAAGTTTATTTGTGTGATAtactaaaatgaataatcaattaataataaactaaataataatgaataatttaAATGAAGATTCCTTCAGGAAGGAATTGGACCATAATTAACTCCAAAGACAACTGAGCAAAAATggaaacaggaaagggaaaacACTGACCTTATTTGGCATTATGGGATCAAAATGATCCCAGATTGGTGAAATTGTCCTTTTTGGTTCTATTGTACAGTgccaaaaatgtaaaacacacaaacggcacCAAAGACAGTCTCCACCTTCCCCTCAGCACAAATGCAAATGGGTTGAAAGTTCCCCTTTCCAATAAACATAATGTGGTACCTCACTACTGTACAACATCAGTCAATGATCTTCCTAAAGATGATtgatacacacagacacttcaGTATTGTTTAACCCATCACTAAAAAAGCCCAACCCCAATCCAATGAGCATAAACTATCTCTTCTTATGTTCATTTTCAAATAGAACTGCAAATGACTGTACACAAGGTGGCGCACTTTACCCATAATGAATGAACACTGATAAGGGTACTTTAACTAAAAAGCAGAATAAACAGAACCAATGcagttattatttcatttacagattcttttatttttttaaaaaaaaatacaatcagCATTTCTTaacaagaaataaaacacaatgcaGATTTGCTCTGTGTGATAACATGGTGTTTTGTCAATTGCACATTTCTGACACATATTTACATGCAAATTTAAAGCACTGACTCCAAATACGTGATACAGTAAGAGAGCAGCTGGTTGCAGCACGTGGAAAACTGACTAGATGACCGTATTTTGAATTTAAACAACCAATCACGTTTAATTAATTAGTAATGAACTGTAGTGCCTCCCAAGGGGCAGGGTCTGGGTATACAGTAGGTTtgtgaaagcagcagaaaagtCACTTTTATTAACCTGACTTCCATTTCTGGTACATTATGGTGTAAGATGAAATCTGAAGATGTTAGATTATACGTACATGTGCACAATTTAAAACAGAAGTATTAGACCACCAACACGTTACACCTCCAGGAGCTTTTTATGACATCCTGTCCATTTCCAGCTGTAAGGGAGGCGAGATACTTCCCTATAGACTAGCTGGGATATGTTTCTGCTTATGTTCAAAACTTTCTGCACATTCAGGACATGCGAGTCAAATCTGTGGTTTGAAATAAGCATCTTTGGgaacatttacatttgttttgaataaataattcaagtaaataaagtaaatttcAAATAGATCACTTTTCTGATTAGAGAGAAGGTTTTAGGTTTGGTGGGCTCCGTCAAATTTTTAATTGGCCTCCGCATTATTCACTTTGGCAATGGCTTTCTTAAACCCACAGATTTCTGTAAGAGCGTACGTAGGCTGCAGGCAAGTACTTCCGCCGTTAGGTTTAATACTTCCGGTTACTCAGAGCTAGCGTTCACTTGTTGCTAACAACAAAAACGGCTACTTTGTGCTGTAATTAGCGGCTATACCTATTCGAGGGTGAGATCGGGTTCAACGTGTGCTGTTGTCGGCTGCCACAGTAAttcaagaaaactgaaaaacgcGTTAGAAATATTTTGCTTAGAGCATCAACAACTTCGAAAGGCCTGCCCGTGCCCAGCGCCCTACGCACTGCACTCTATGCCTCGGAAGGAGGATTGGAAACTAGCGTGGCTTGAAGCTTTAAGACTCAAACACCCTCCGAAGAgaatcgagaacacatccgggaattTTTCGCGTTCTCGAAACAGTACTTGccccgtttctcaatatgcgtacttgcgttctcgtgtactcgtgatacgtcatcagtcggagaccaagtactgttccaattcgaagtacgcatcaagcttTTCAAGTTTTCAACccccccgctcgcggtcttctcactactcaggttaaagaaaccccagcagctgtctatagtattgagtgtccactaaaataaaaatagaagcgttccaacatctcacctgcttgtttttattaaggtatgtacacgtatgtacatgtacactatttttattaatagaggtttcactactgaggttaaaaatgatatataagtcacttagatcacttctaaatgttaatgtttggtttatttcagtgttttatttgtccctgagtaaaccggtttggctgtgattaaagttaagcttcataacatgttactcacagttaaattaagaggggacggcagtagaaactccggacctgtgacatcatcacgtacgctggtgttgcattctcggccagtacgtactcgccgagaacgcgagtacgtactcgcgtacttgagaattgagaaacggccatcgtctccgactgatgacgtatcacgtgAACGCAAGTACGCCAAGTACGTACGAGACAGCCACTATGGTTGCTCCTTTCATTTTATAGGGCTGTGGAGCGTGACGTAGCGGAGGGGACGTGGCCAGGAGTTTTGGTTGAAGCGCCATTTGTGTAGGCCAAACAAAGTGCTAACAATTGAGAGAAGCGAAAGCACACGAATAACATCAACTATGGTTCGCAATTGCTGTGTGATCGGTTGTAATGTTAGATCGCACGACCGGCAAGGgaataagcttgaaaatgggctatcttttcattctttccccacCTGGAGGCAACATGAGGGAGATAAGgtatcggatgttaccaaaagaaggcgtctagcctggatagcatctgtgagacgagctgatatccagttctctacCATCCCcagatatctgttggtgtgctccagacattttcattcgggtaagttctaaataagtactctttatagcctaatagttttattttcgatgcgctctgaggtcatagcaaattagaacaaacatcctaatgagtgattttgcagaactacgtTCTActtatagagttgctaattatttggcattattgcaggcaaaccagcctatgaaatggatgaaacaaatCCTGACTGGGTTCCAACGCTACACATGGGGCACTCTGAAATCCCTGCTTCAAGCTTGGACCGGCACCGACGGCAAATGCAACGAAAGCAACAAAGAGCAGCAGCCGAGGGAAAATGTTACCCCCCCACTACCAAGATAGAAAAAATGCTCTCACTGCCCGGTAATCAGCACATAGCATTTTGATAATTCATGCACTTTTCATTGGACTTGTGGCGAACATTTGCCTCATATATATGCACTCATTGTATCTCACAGGCTTTGGTAATGAAGCAGCAGAGTCTGAAGGTAAAGCCTGCGCAGAAGTTGCAGATGAAGAGCTGCCACAGATGGACACGACAGAAGACCAACACCATAATCACCACGTGATGGAGGCTGTGGGCAAGAGTTGTGTTGGACAAGTGGAGGCTGAGGTAGTAGCAGCAAATCAGCTCTATCTGGGCTATGACCGGCCCCCaccaaagaaaagaagaaagctcACTCAGACCACTGTGAGTCAGACAGCttccaacaacacaaacaaaaacacagaatctTTACCTGGTGAGTGAAATTGTAAATGTGGTGTGTCCACGTTTCACATTTTAATCATgcaattctttatttttactaaatAACAGGCTGTGGTGAATGGCGTTAGTATCGGCACTAGCTGGTTGCCTTAACAAGTGTTATGTATTTAGGCTGGATGTTAGCACGTTATTAGCAGCTAAGTCTCAATTTTAAAGAAAGTTTAGGCCCATGGTTAGTAATTAAGACCAGCCGCATGCTGCCAAAACTATGTCATCATTTAATTGTCCTGTAAAAGTCTCAGGTTTGGGTTTATAAAGAACATGCTAATGAGTTATTAGAGGCagttattttatcatttatttaaagcGACTGCAACTGTATGAAAACCCAAGTAAAAAGATTAAATGCAGCCTCTGCAAACCAaagtttgtgattttttttttttgtttttattttagaatgaaaactaaaatcTAATTACAATCATTTAATTAAATTGTGACAAATTTTCAGGGGACTTATAAATGTTAACATAAAATGTTTctgattttgcatgtgtgtgagagagtgtagAATGAGAAATTTCCCTCAAAAATGTAATACGTGCGACTCGACAGTTTCTCTTATGCTTACAGTTTATTTGAGTGCACAGCTGATCATATTTTTGTGTTATTCAGACTGCGCAGTGGCACCTTCAGTCATCTTAGACCAGGCCAGCATCTCCAaacaaccccctgagccacatCTGCACTCAGTCCACACACAGTGGGAGGATCCTTCGCAACAAGATCACCAATACTGCAGCAGGTCTCCCAGAAAAGAAGTGCAGGATAAGATGACTCAGTGTGATGAAGTTGCATATTTCATTCTTCAAAATGATGCAGACGCTTTGCTGTACACTGGAATACCCTTGGAAACATTTAACACACTTGCGTCGACACTGGAAGGATATGACAACAATGAATTTACAATGCCTGTGCGAGATCAAGTCCTCATGACTCTTATGAAATTAAAGAGTAACCGTGTGATAGGCGACCTAAGCCGCCAGTTTCATATATCACAGAGCATGGCCAGCAAGATCATCTCACACTGGTTGGACAAACTGGAGGAAGTTTTCCGGCCATTAATTCCATGGCTGCCAAAAGAAACTATTCACGCAACTATGCCTGCAGCCTTCAAGAAGACCTTTCCAAATACTACATGCATTATAGACTGCAGTGAGACCCTTTTACAGAAACCCAGAAATCTGGGCTCAAGAAGGCGATCGTACAGCCATTACTACTCACACAACACAGTCAAATATTTGGTTGCTGTTGCCCCATCTGGTCtaatcatgtttgtgtctgcggCATATGGAAGTCAATGTAGTGACAAATTGATCACAATGGACTCTGGAATATTAACACACCTTAAACCTGGTGATGAAGTCATGACAGATAGAGGTTTAACAATAAAAGACTTGCTCTTTGAGAGAGAAGTTGGATTAGTAATACCCTCTTTCACAAAAAACCGTGGACAGCTAACTGAGGACCAGGTAACAGACACGCGTCGGAttgcaaatgtaaaaatgcaTGTTGAACGAGCAATCAGACGTTTGAAAGTCTACAAAATACTCTCACAAATTGTTCCCATAAGCATGGCTCCTAAAATAGACAAGATTCTGAGGATATGTGCCGCTCTAGTCAACTTACGAGAGGATCTCATCCGTGATACAGAATAACTGTGTATGTTGTAAACAAGCATAAACTCAGGGAGCTCAAGATTGTTACCcaatgtcattttattttaaggtaGAAATTTGATGTACATATTTGGAGAGAGTAAATAATTCCAggtctttgttttttatcttgtgTTCTACACgatgtaaatatttttgtaGAAGAAAGGTTATGTGATAcacagtgcacatatagtgcaATCAACTGAacaattattactttttttattcaacCACGATGTGCTCTTCAAGTggaaacaaatgtttttctctaAACTACAATAATTAGTTGTGCATTCTTGACATTTTGTTGTCTTTGAAAATTACAGAAATACAGAACTATTTGCAACAGTTAATGTTGTCAGTTTGTCATTTATTTCCCACCATATGTTAAAATGTAGTTGTTGTTGCCACTGaatgacaaaatgaaagacCCAGGTTTACGACCTACTGAACGACCCATTGACCCAatcactgaactgaatttggtgGTGAAAAATGTTTCTTATGTTAATTTAAGAGCAGTTAAAACTGACGGGACAGTGAGCGACCAGtggaacagaggcggtggtttacgacaacaattgtctgccatctataatccagttttgagatcccttcccagatgccttaacgcccactcacatcctgggccatttgacctgATAAGTGaaatgatagggtggggctaggtttcacaatgggttcacccaaaaccctggctgattgtgatctacacccgttttcacaccttggctcatgtgattaggtagaggatcattagggagtccattgtccctctcagggggacactcccacaggctttaatctgggactctccaccatttgaccctacaactgaagaagcttctcggatgaggtgaaacgtcttcaagccaCTTAAAGGcatccagacgcttttcttttcaATGTCTCCTTTCATTCACAAGACAGAGACCAAACTCTGCCAGCATGTTAGTGTTTGACTGTCCCATTTATAGTTGTCGCATGAGcaaatgtgcattaaagcttGCCTATTaagctacgttcacactgcaggcgaaagcgccccatatccgatcatggtatgacagtgtgaacaccacaaatccgatctgggtcactttcgtatgtggtactgaatccgatacatatctgatgttttagaaagcgactgctgtttgaatggtcatgttgCATTAagtccgtcttttacgtcactgacacaagatagacgccaattatcagcgccggagaagagcccgaagacatcgtgaacgcttcctggccatccagcgtagatgtcagtgaaactgttgggaagacaacgttggagaaacgcgaacattttatttgtactgtataatctgcccattctgacagaaatctgcaactatcctttgaagcaccgctcctctaaaacagcaataaggataattattaggccatatgtaaataacaaaataactttataacttaaagcaaaattgggaaacgtaaagtctttatattaagggccatcagtcaaacaatactgtttggtctgggtctaaacagagcgcgttgtgtgtgatgtcttcttttgcgcatgcgggccgctttgagggttcacactagagcgtgttttgctgtcacattttatttgtagtgtgaacaagcagacaaaaaaatcggatttgatcaaaaaatcggaattgagcattaagacctgcagtgtgaacgtagccttattATTTTCAAATGTCTCTCATTTAACTGAAACCGTCCTGTTGCATACTCCTCTACAAGTTGAGGTAAGAAACATGAGAAGTAAAACCCTCTTAAGGGCTTTACTTGCTCCTTTACAAAGGCTTCATTACATTGCACTGTAAATGAAACATGCTCACTAGGTGTCCAGATCACAAGTGTGGACTTGTGACCTTGAGACTTGTGCAAAACATTGTAAGCTGCACTTCCATGTAATAGCCTCTGCTGCCAGTTTTCTGCAGCTGCAGAACTCCATCTACCAGTTTGATATCGCTGCATTTCTGGGTAAGCTGCTCAGTGAGCGAAGGATGGGTCAGCACTGGACATTTTATTTCTAGCAGCACATCTGAGTCAATCACCCCGTCAGGACTAGCAGAGATCCATGGCTCCTGGATGCTGATAACACTACCCATGTGAAGAATGTTCATGCCCTGTTCTTTCAGCTGATGACAAGCTCTAACTTCATTTTCTTTACCATAGTGTGTTTCATAATTCCCACGAAAGGAAGGGTGCATGTGCTCAGATaaaaatttgtcattttttgttGTGGCACGTACTGGAAGTTTTTTAGCAGAGCTTGCTGTAAGtctgattttcctgcagttgtGCCACAAATCAGATGCACTTTGCTCTTTGGTTTCTTCTTGTAATTGTGTTGCTTGCTCTTCAGAAATTTGAAAGATAGAATGCCCTGCATGGATTACAGATTAGTTCACAACTGTGTGCTTGGTGAGGCTGAAAAAATTGCTTATCAACTTTACTGCTGCAGTGAGGTCCTGCTGATGGCGAGGCATGGGAACACTTTCCAATTAATGTGTTCTTGAGGAGGAAAAGTGGCTTCATTGGTGTTTTGCTAACACTGTCAATAAAGTCTTGGTGTGTAAGGTGATATTATGTGTTAGGGAGAGTTTGTGTCACTGCAGTCCGGGAGTTCACAATGTATTGCTGCTCTGCCCCGTGATGTCTGAAGTTTATCTGGCTTAGACGTTTGGGTTCAAGGTTCTTTGCTGTCCCTGCATTCCACCTGCGCTGCTCGTCTGTACATGCAAGCCCTGTCTTTCCACTGCATCACAGCATTCTGCACCTGTAACAAATATTAATAGTATTTTCTCAATGTCAGTACTCAAGATTTAACATAATGAGGAAATTTACACTAACAGAAGTACTACAGTGTCTGTTTATATCAGTGGTGGACAAAGAGTCGGTGTCCTGCATGTTTTAGATATGACCCtgggttaacacacctgaatcataTCTAAaccactgaaataaaaacactggcAAAGTCACCCATATTTTTTCTTATGTTGTGAATTTGCCCTTAATGtactgtcatttttaaaaatatttttatttttatttttgtgtgacTATACAGCATACAGTTCACACAAGCTTTAACGACTGGCTTTTCACATACGTAATAGCACAGTAAACAGTGCTCCACGTAGCACTTAGCTAGATGGCAGCAGCATTACTCCCCCCTTTTGGCTAGTCCAGTGTTCTGTTTCAGTGATTTAAACATTCTGATATCCAGATAGGTGATATACCTTCCACAGAATAGCAGCCGCATGACTACATGATTTCTCTAATCAGGCGATACAGGAACAGCCGACTGTCTCCACTACTTCACTTTCCCTTAGCATTACCCATGCTAAGTGTTTAAGCTTGATTAATGCTCTGGCTTGGCTCTACAGctgctttaagaaaaaaaaaagttcccttGTTTGTTGAGCAGTATTTTATAAATTTTGAGGCTTATACACCTCAGTGCTCTTGTAATTACTCGCCATCAATGCCTTCAGAAAATACGAGGTCATTAATAATGTTAATGTAGCTAACATcggtagggctgtgcgatacgACCAAAAtttcatatcccgatataagacatttatcgtcccgacagtgatataaatcacaaaaattttacattttctgtaaattctgtgaatctcgggcaactcgacttgcgtgaaCTGTTTTCAGCTGgacgtcgtgtacctggagtctagtgttttgaccgatgcatgaaactatacatttttagacataagttttAACGGCCGGCATTttttttgtgagtatttattacatggcgtgctgcggggaaaagcctgtccTAACGTTTAAGTCTtcggtttattttttagcacatGACGGCTCTGTTTTGCTTCTCATCTGTAAATACTTTGCATACGTATGCAAAGAAAGagtactctttcacgtgattcagtttattttgaaaaatctcaaaTCTCAAAATCTCAATCTCACCTATTGTGAAAGGtgtatgtggaaaataaacaagcggccggtaacgacaacgcataaaaacagtcgtccgtagtgtggttattttaaatataagagaaagagagaactttaagaaatttaTACTACAGCGACCAtaaaaacgatgaaaaaatattgccgtaaacagtttattttgcgacaccacaaaacaaacgatagcgtaaaatgaaaagaTAGATGTTTTCATATCGCCATCCgatatatattgttatatcaAACAGCCCTAAACATCAGGCCATAGTTTCATGTCATCTACCCAGTCTGTGAGGGGTGAGGCACTGTTActgtatggcgttatttttgtgccactattctgagcgcccgtaaaaaaaaaaagtgcaagtacaagtgttgcattttgaggagaaatttattttgagcgaagaaaagctaaatttgagtgaacaaaattcattgctgcgtgcaaaaacagccaatcagatttttttgcatccaagtctgtgattggttggttttgtggcacaaatataatggtgtacagaaagagttgaacgcgcacaggcagaaatgttgagagcacaagcaacacattgcaagtaagcgcaaatgcaaaaactgagcgagag
Proteins encoded:
- the LOC134618802 gene encoding uncharacterized protein LOC134618802 translates to MVRNCCVIGCNVRSHDRQGNKLENGLSFHSFPTWRQHEGDKVSDVTKRRRLAWIASVRRADIQFSTIPRYLLVCSRHFHSGKPAYEMDETNPDWVPTLHMGHSEIPASSLDRHRRQMQRKQQRAAAEGKCYPPTTKIEKMLSLPGFGNEAAESEGKACAEVADEELPQMDTTEDQHHNHHVMEAVGKSCVGQVEAEVVAANQLYLGYDRPPPKKRRKLTQTTVSQTASNNTNKNTESLPDCAVAPSVILDQASISKQPPEPHLHSVHTQWEDPSQQDHQYCSRSPRKEVQDKMTQCDEVAYFILQNDADALLYTGIPLETFNTLASTLEGYDNNEFTMPVRDQVLMTLMKLKSNRVIGDLSRQFHISQSMASKIISHWLDKLEEVFRPLIPWLPKETIHATMPAAFKKTFPNTTCIIDCSETLLQKPRNLGSRRRSYSHYYSHNTVKYLVAVAPSGLIMFVSAAYGSQCSDKLITMDSGILTHLKPGDEVMTDRGLTIKDLLFEREVGLVIPSFTKNRGQLTEDQVTDTRRIANVKMHVERAIRRLKVYKILSQIVPISMAPKIDKILRICAALVNLREDLIRDTE